From Kitasatospora sp. MAP12-44:
CACCGCTTCCCCTACGACCTGACCGGGTCGGCCGGGCACCGCGACGCGCAGATCAGGCACGCCATCACCCGCCTGCTGCACTGGGCCAAGCACTGCGGCGTCACCGCCATCGGCATCGAGGACCTCGACTTCGCCGCCGAGAAGACCCGCGAGAAGCACGGCCGCAACAAGCGCTTCCGCCGGCTCATCTCCGGCATCCCCACCGGCAGGCTCAAGGCACGCCTGGTGTCGATGGCCGCCGAGATGGACCTGGCCATCGTTGCCGTGGACCCGGCCCACACCAGCGTGTGGGGTGCGCAGCACTGGCAGAGGCCGATGGCCGCCCCGCACCGCAGGACCACCCGACACGATGCCGCGAGCATCGCGATCGGCAGGCGCGCCCTCGGACACCCCATTCGGCGACGGACGCAACCGCCCCGGCAGCACCAGAGCGATGGTGCCGGGCATCGGAGCGTCCAGGCCGAACCGGGCATCCGGGGGCGTGAGGAAACCCGCCACCCCGCCACGGACCGTGCACACGATGCACGCCCCCGAGCAGGGACCCAGAGAACGCGGGCGACCAGTCGGGCATCCACCACCGTTCGGGATGCACGCAGTGACCAGCACTGGGTCCAAGACTCACTCCTGCTCGCTTAATTGGAACGGTGAGCTGCTCGAAGACTGCCGAGAGCAGGACAGCGGGGGAGGGGACGACGGGTCGATGGTGCTGCTGCGGCTGGATTCGATGGCCTTGTCCCGGTCTCGCTTCGCGCTGTCGCCGCTCGCGGAGACGCTGGGCTCGATGATCGTCCTCAGCCGGCCCTGTACGGCTCCGTGGCTGGCGGCCTGGCACGGTCGCCACCAGGCCGCGTTCCGGGCCAGGTTGGACGCGGACCCCTTCGCCAAGGGGCTGGTGATGCTCAGCGGCTCGACGAAGTACCTGCCCGACCACGTCACGCTGCCGCCGACGGGTGGCATGGGCACCACGCTCGACTCCGAACTCGCCGAGGTCGTGGGGGTGTCGGACGAGGTGGTGCGGGAGGGCTTGGAGCAGGCGGTGGCCCACAGTTGGGAGGACCACAACCTGCGCTGGCTCTCCGGGCGCGACTGGTCCGCTCGGACGGCCGAGCTGTTCAGCGACTTCTGGCGCGTCCACCTCGCCGCCGACTGGCCGCGGCGCCGGGCGCTGCTCGAACGCGACGTCACCTACCGCGCCGGCCTGCTCGCCGCCTACGGTTGGCCGCGGGCGCTGGAGCAGATGGGCCGTCGCAGCGCCTGGGTCGGCACGGACGCGATCCGCTTCAGCGACAGCCCGGGCCCGGACCGTATCGTCGGCGTCGACGGCATGCTCTTCGTTCCGGTCACCAAGCAGCGCGGCAGCTGGCTGTGCGAGTGGCCGTCGAACCCGTACGCGCTCGTCTATCCGGCGCGCGGCACCGGTGCGACCGCCGACCCGGCCCGACCCGTCCACGCGCTCGCCCGCCTGCTCGGCCCGGGCCGCGCCACGATCCTGCGCGAACTCGAACGCCCGGCGACCAGCAGTGAACTCGCCGCCCAGCTGGGCCAGTCGCTCGGGACGATCGGCGGCCATCTGGCCGTGCTGCGGGAGGCCGGTCTGGTGACGGGCACCCGGGTCGGCCGCCGCGTGGTCTACCGCCGCACCGAGCTCGGCGAGCAGTTGGCCGCAGCAGGGAGTGCCGGGGCAGCCGATCGCCTCTCCGGAACAGCCCCTGGACGCAGGCGGGTTCGTGCGTCCCCGTGATCGTAGGGGCGCCGGTTTCCGATGTGCTGCCTGCGCTCTGGCGCAGCGACAACGGCGCGTACACGTTGTGGCTGTACAAGCGGGACAAGCAGTCGTGGGCGTCGGCCGATTACGTGCGAAACCGCACGGAGTACGAGGCGCTCGTCGGTTTACCCACCCCGTCAGGCGCGGGGCTTGGTGCGGAC
This genomic window contains:
- a CDS encoding transcriptional regulator; amino-acid sequence: MALSRSRFALSPLAETLGSMIVLSRPCTAPWLAAWHGRHQAAFRARLDADPFAKGLVMLSGSTKYLPDHVTLPPTGGMGTTLDSELAEVVGVSDEVVREGLEQAVAHSWEDHNLRWLSGRDWSARTAELFSDFWRVHLAADWPRRRALLERDVTYRAGLLAAYGWPRALEQMGRRSAWVGTDAIRFSDSPGPDRIVGVDGMLFVPVTKQRGSWLCEWPSNPYALVYPARGTGATADPARPVHALARLLGPGRATILRELERPATSSELAAQLGQSLGTIGGHLAVLREAGLVTGTRVGRRVVYRRTELGEQLAAAGSAGAADRLSGTAPGRRRVRASP